The following are encoded in a window of Lynx canadensis isolate LIC74 chromosome B1, mLynCan4.pri.v2, whole genome shotgun sequence genomic DNA:
- the CTSO gene encoding cathepsin O isoform X2 produces MELRALWLLCCCFCCCGRAADPRATFTATEPRSRERQAAAFRESLHRHRYLNSVFPGENSSAIYGINQFSHLFPEEFKAIYLRSKPSRLPRYRAEVQTSIPNVSLPLRFDWRDKRVVTQVRNQQTCGGCWAFSVVGAMESAYAIKGKPLEDLSVQQVIDCSYNNYGCNGGSTVNALNWLNKTHVKLVRDSEYPFKAQNGLCRYFSDSHSGFPIKGYSAYDFSDQEDEMAKALVTFGPLVVVVDAVSWQDYLGGIIQHHCSSGEANHAVLITGFDKIGNTPYWIVRNSWGSSWGVDGYAHVKMGGNICGIADSVSAVFV; encoded by the exons ATGGAGCTGCGGGCGCTCTGGCTgctttgctgctgcttctgctgctgcgGCCGCGCTGCGGACCCCCGCGCCACCTTCACGGCGACGGAGCCGCGGAGCCGCGAGCGACAGGCAGCCGCCTTCCGG gaAAGTCTTCATAGACATCGATACTTGAATTCTGTATTCCCTGGTGAAAACTCCAGTGCCATCTATGGAATaaatcaattttctcatttgtttcctgAAGAGTTTAAAG CTATTTACTTAAGAAGCAAACCTTCCAGATTGCCCAGATACCGAGCAGAAGTGCAAACATCCATACCCAATGTGTCTTTACCATTAAGATTCGACTGGCGGGACAAGCGTGTTGTAACACAAGTGAGAAACCAGCAGACC tgtggaggttgctGGGCCTTCAGTGTGGTGGGTGCCATGGAATCTGCATATGCGATAAAAGGGAAGCCTTTGGAAGACCTAAGTGTTCAGCAGGTCATTGATTGTTCATATAATAATTACGGCTGCAATGGAGGGTCTACTGTCAATGCTTTGAACTGGCTGAATAAG acGCATGTAAAACTGGTGAGAGATTCAGAGTACCCATTCAAAGCGCAAAATGGCCTGTGCCGTTACTTTTCTGATTCACATTCCGGATTTCCAATCAAAGGTTATTCTGCATATGACTTCAG TGACCAAGAAGACGAAATGGCAAAAGCACTTGTCACCTTTGGCCCATTGGTCGTGGTAGTAGATGCGGTGAGCTGGCAAGACTATTTAGGAGGCATAATACAGCACCATTGCTCTAGTGGAGAAGCAAATCATGCAGTTCTCATAACCGGGTTTGATAAAATAG GAAATACTCCATATTGGATTGTGCGGAACTCATGGGGAAGTTCATGGGGAGTAGATGGCTATGCCCATGTTAAAATGGGAGGCAATATTTGTG gtaTTGCAGATTCTGTTTCTGCTGTATTTGTGTGA
- the CTSO gene encoding cathepsin O isoform X3: MELRALWLLCCCFCCCGRAADPRATFTATEPRSRERQAAAFRESLHRHRYLNSVFPGENSSAIYGINQFSHLFPEEFKAIYLRSKPSRLPRYRAEVQTSIPNVSLPLRFDWRDKRVVTQVRNQQTCGGCWAFSVVGAMESAYAIKGKPLEDLSVQQVIDCSYNNYGCNGGSTVNALNWLNKTHVKLVRDSEYPFKAQNGLCRYFSDSHSGFPIKGYSAYDFSDQEDEMAKALVTFGPLVVVVDAVSWQDYLGGIIQHHCSSGEANHAVLITGFDKIGIADSVSAVFV; the protein is encoded by the exons ATGGAGCTGCGGGCGCTCTGGCTgctttgctgctgcttctgctgctgcgGCCGCGCTGCGGACCCCCGCGCCACCTTCACGGCGACGGAGCCGCGGAGCCGCGAGCGACAGGCAGCCGCCTTCCGG gaAAGTCTTCATAGACATCGATACTTGAATTCTGTATTCCCTGGTGAAAACTCCAGTGCCATCTATGGAATaaatcaattttctcatttgtttcctgAAGAGTTTAAAG CTATTTACTTAAGAAGCAAACCTTCCAGATTGCCCAGATACCGAGCAGAAGTGCAAACATCCATACCCAATGTGTCTTTACCATTAAGATTCGACTGGCGGGACAAGCGTGTTGTAACACAAGTGAGAAACCAGCAGACC tgtggaggttgctGGGCCTTCAGTGTGGTGGGTGCCATGGAATCTGCATATGCGATAAAAGGGAAGCCTTTGGAAGACCTAAGTGTTCAGCAGGTCATTGATTGTTCATATAATAATTACGGCTGCAATGGAGGGTCTACTGTCAATGCTTTGAACTGGCTGAATAAG acGCATGTAAAACTGGTGAGAGATTCAGAGTACCCATTCAAAGCGCAAAATGGCCTGTGCCGTTACTTTTCTGATTCACATTCCGGATTTCCAATCAAAGGTTATTCTGCATATGACTTCAG TGACCAAGAAGACGAAATGGCAAAAGCACTTGTCACCTTTGGCCCATTGGTCGTGGTAGTAGATGCGGTGAGCTGGCAAGACTATTTAGGAGGCATAATACAGCACCATTGCTCTAGTGGAGAAGCAAATCATGCAGTTCTCATAACCGGGTTTGATAAAATAG gtaTTGCAGATTCTGTTTCTGCTGTATTTGTGTGA
- the CTSO gene encoding cathepsin O isoform X1 yields MELRALWLLCCCFCCCGRAADPRATFTATEPRSRERQAAAFRESLHRHRYLNSVFPGENSSAIYGINQFSHLFPEEFKAIYLRSKPSRLPRYRAEVQTSIPNVSLPLRFDWRDKRVVTQVRNQQTCGGCWAFSVVGAMESAYAIKGKPLEDLSVQQVIDCSYNNYGCNGGSTVNALNWLNKTHVKLVRDSEYPFKAQNGLCRYFSDSHSGFPIKGYSAYDFSDQEDEMAKALVTFGPLVVVVDAVSWQDYLGGIIQHHCSSGEANHAVLITGFDKIGNTPYWIVRNSWGSSWGVDGYAHVKMGGNICDHEHWNWKSTFAFLV; encoded by the exons ATGGAGCTGCGGGCGCTCTGGCTgctttgctgctgcttctgctgctgcgGCCGCGCTGCGGACCCCCGCGCCACCTTCACGGCGACGGAGCCGCGGAGCCGCGAGCGACAGGCAGCCGCCTTCCGG gaAAGTCTTCATAGACATCGATACTTGAATTCTGTATTCCCTGGTGAAAACTCCAGTGCCATCTATGGAATaaatcaattttctcatttgtttcctgAAGAGTTTAAAG CTATTTACTTAAGAAGCAAACCTTCCAGATTGCCCAGATACCGAGCAGAAGTGCAAACATCCATACCCAATGTGTCTTTACCATTAAGATTCGACTGGCGGGACAAGCGTGTTGTAACACAAGTGAGAAACCAGCAGACC tgtggaggttgctGGGCCTTCAGTGTGGTGGGTGCCATGGAATCTGCATATGCGATAAAAGGGAAGCCTTTGGAAGACCTAAGTGTTCAGCAGGTCATTGATTGTTCATATAATAATTACGGCTGCAATGGAGGGTCTACTGTCAATGCTTTGAACTGGCTGAATAAG acGCATGTAAAACTGGTGAGAGATTCAGAGTACCCATTCAAAGCGCAAAATGGCCTGTGCCGTTACTTTTCTGATTCACATTCCGGATTTCCAATCAAAGGTTATTCTGCATATGACTTCAG TGACCAAGAAGACGAAATGGCAAAAGCACTTGTCACCTTTGGCCCATTGGTCGTGGTAGTAGATGCGGTGAGCTGGCAAGACTATTTAGGAGGCATAATACAGCACCATTGCTCTAGTGGAGAAGCAAATCATGCAGTTCTCATAACCGGGTTTGATAAAATAG GAAATACTCCATATTGGATTGTGCGGAACTCATGGGGAAGTTCATGGGGAGTAGATGGCTATGCCCATGTTAAAATGGGAGGCAATATTTGTG ACCATGAGCACTGGAACTGGAAAAGCACCTTTGCCTTTCTGGTCTAG